AGGCCGAAGGGCGTAGCGCCTTCGTCGGCTACCTGCCCGTCGGCTTCCCCGACCTCGAGACCAGCATCCAGGCCGCCATCGCGCTCGCGGAGAACGGCGTCGACATCATCGAGCTCGGCCCGCCCTACAGCGACCCGGTGATGGACGGCGCGATCATCCAGGAGGCGACGACCCAGGCGCTGGCCGCCGGGTTCACGACCGCCGACCTGTTCACCGCGGTGCGCGCCATCACAGCCGCGACCGATGCTCCCGTGCTCGTAATGACCTACTGGAACCCGGTCATGCAGTACGGCGTCGACCGCTACGCGGACGACCTGCTCGCCGCAGGCGGCGCCGGGCTGATCACACCCGACATCACGCCCGACGTCGCAGGGGAGTGGATCGCCGCGAGCGAGCGCACCGGACTCGACCGCGTCTTCCTCGCCGCGCCGACGTCGACGGACGAGCGCCTGGACCTCGTGGTGAAGTCGTCGACCGGCTTCGTCTACACCGTCTCGACCATGGGCATCACCGGAGAGCGCACCGAGCTCGACCGTGCGGCCCGCACTCTCGTCGCCCGCCTCCGCGAGCACGGAGCCACCCGTGCCTGCGTGGGCATCGGCATCTCCACCGCCGAGCAGATCGCGGGCGTCTCGGAGTACGCCGACGGCGCGATCGTCGGCACCGCGCTCGTCCGCGCGCTGCGCGACGGCGGCATCCCGGCTCTCGCCGAGGTCACCCGAAACCTGGCATCCGGCACGTCGTCGGCACGCCCCGATCACGAGAACTAGAATCGCACTCATGTCCCTCGCGCTCCACAGCACCTTCAACGGCGTGCTCGCCAGCATCCCGAGCCCTCCTGTGTCGTACTTCGACCTGGGGCCGATCCGGATCCACTTCTACGCGCTGTGCATCATCGCCGGCATCATCGCCGCCGCGCTGATCACCAACCACCGCCTGACAAAGCGCGGGGCGGAGCCGTGGGTCGTGATCGACATCTCGATCCTGGCCGTCCCGATCGCGATCATCGGCGCGCGCATCTTCCACGTGCTCACGCACCCGAACTTCTACTTCGGCGAGGGGAAGAACACCTGGAACCCGTTCGAGCCGGGTTCCGTCTGGGCGATCTGGGAGGGCGGCATCGCCATCTTCGGAGCGCTCATCGGCGGCGCGATCGGCGCCTACCTCGGATGCCGGTGGACCGGCATCCGCTTCTGGACCTTCGCCGACGCCCTCGCACCCGGTCTCCTGCTCGCGCAGGCCATGGGACGCTTCGGCAACTGGTTCAACCACGAGCTCTTCGGTCTCCCGACCGACCTGCCCTGGGGACTCGAGATCGAGTCGACCAACTCCGCGTTCCCTCCCGGCCTCCCCGACGGCACGCTGTTCCACCCCACGTTCCTGTACGAGGTGCTGTGGAACGGTCTGGGCGTCCTCGTGCTGCTGTGGCTCGGCCGCAAGCTCTTCTTCCAGTGGGGTCGCCTGTTCGCGATCTACCTCATCTGGTACAGCGCGGGACGCGTCGTCTGGGAGTCGATCCGCATCGACCCGAGCGAGATCATCCTGGGCCTGCGCAGCAACGTCTGGGCCGCGATCATCGGCATCGTCGTCGGTCTCGCGATCCTCATCGTGCAGACGCGCCGTCACCCGGGTCTCGAGCCGTCGCCCTACCAGCCGGGCCGCGGACGGAGTGACGAAGGCGCTGATGTAGAATCGCAGGACAATCCCTCTGACTTCGTGGATCTGAGCGAGCCTCCGGCCGAAGAAGTCACCGCAGGAGCCAGCGCCACAAGCGTCGCTCCCACGGACGCGGACGGCTCTCGATAGCCTCCAGAAGTTCCGTGAGGAACCCCACGCATCCACCCGGCCAATGACGTCCCCGGGTCACCCGAAGATCTGAGGACGGTACCGCATGGCATCGAGCGACCTCCGCGCACCCGTCGGGCAGCAGTTCCCGGCCAAGCAGGGCATGTACAACCCGGCGTTCGAGAAGGACGCCTGCGGCCTCGCCATGGTGGCGACGCTGCGTGGCACGGCAGGACACGACATCATCGCGCTCGCGCTGCAGGCGCTGCGGAACCTGGAGCACCGCGGTGCGATCGGTTCTGACGCCGGCACGGGCGACGGAGCAGGCATCCTCACGCAGATGCCCGATGAGTTCCTGCGCGCGGTGGCGGGCTTCGAGCTGCCGCCGGTGGGGGAGTACGCCGCGGGGCTCGCGTTCCTGCCGCGCGATTCGAGCGAACGTCGCCAGCAGAAGGCGGGCATCGAGAAGATCGCCCGCGCCGAAGGGCTGCGCGTGCTCGGCTGGCGCGAGGTGCCGACCGCCAACGACAACCTCGGCAAGCTCGCCGATGAGGCCCGTCCGGCTTTCGAGCAGCTGTTCGTCAGCGCCGGCGGAGCCACCCATGCGCAGGCCCCGCTCACGGGGATCGCGCTCGACCGTGTCGCCTACCGTCTGCGCAAGCGCGCCGGTCACGAGCTCGGCGCCTACTTCGTCTCGCTCTCGAGCCGCACGCTCGGCTACAAGGGCATGGTCACGACCCTGCAGCTCGAGCCGTTCTACCCCGACCTCCAGGACGAGCGCTTCGCCTCGGAGCTCGCCGTCGTGCACTCGCGGTACTCGACGAACACCTTCCCGTCCTGGCCTCTCGCGCAGCCGCTGCGGATGCTCGCCCACAACGGCGAGATCAACACGGTCGGCGGAAACCGCAACTGGATGCGCGCGCGTCAGTCGCAGCTCGAGTCCGAGCTGCTCGGAGACGTCGCGCCGCTGCTGCCGATCTGCACGGATGGCGCCAGCGACTCGGCCTCCTTCGACGAGGTGCTCGAGCTCCTGACGCTCACCGGGCGCAGCCTGCCGCACGCCATCATGATGATGGTCCCCGAGGCCTACGAGAAGCAGGCCGACATCACGCCGGAGCTCCGCTCCTTCTACGAGTACCACTCGAACCAGATGGAGCCGTGGGACGGACCCGCCGCCCTCATCTTCACCGACGGCACCCTCGTCGGCGCCACGCTCGACCGCAACGGCCTGCGTCCTGGTCGCTGGACGGAGACGACCGACGGACTCGTCGTGATCGGCTCGGAGACCGGTGTGCTGACGTTCGAGCCGGAGCGCATCAAGCGCCGCGGCCGTCTGCAGCCGGGGAAGATGTTCCTCGTCGACACGGCGCAGCGGCGCATCGTCGAGGACCAGGAGATCAAGCGCGAGCTCTCCACGATGCACCCGTGGCAGGACTGGCTGGATGCCGGTGCCGTGCGCCTCGCCGATCTCCCGGAGCGCGAGCACATCGTGCACCCGCCGGCCTCGATCACCCGCCGTCAGCGCACGTTCGGGTACACCGAGGAGGAAGTGCGCATCCTCCTGACCCCGATGGGGCAGACCGGTGTCGAGCCCCTAGGCGCGATGGGATCGGACACACCGATCGCGGTGCTCAGCAAGCGTCCGCGCCTGCTGTTCGACTACTTCACGCAGCAGTTCGCGCAGGTGACCAACCCGCCGCTGGACTCGATCCGCGAAGAGGTCGTCACGAGCCTCAAGCTCGGTCTCGGCCCGGAGAGCAACCTGCTCTCGTGGGGTCCTGAGCACACCCGCACGGTGTCGCTCGACTTCCCCGTGATCGACAACGACGAGCTCGCGAAGATCCGCCACATCGACAAGGCCCTTCCGGACCGGTCGAGCGTGACGGTCCGCGGCCTGTACCACTTCGACTCGGGCCCCGACTCGCTCGCCGACCGCCTCACCGAGATGTGCGCGGAGGTGGACGAGGCGATCGAGAACGGCGCCGAGTTCATCATCCTGTCGGACCGCGACTCGAACAAGGATCTGACGCCGATCCCGTCGCTGCTCATGGTCTCGGCGATCCACCACCACCTGATCCGCCGTGAGAACCGC
This genomic interval from Microbacterium sp. LWH11-1.2 contains the following:
- the lgt gene encoding prolipoprotein diacylglyceryl transferase; the protein is MSLALHSTFNGVLASIPSPPVSYFDLGPIRIHFYALCIIAGIIAAALITNHRLTKRGAEPWVVIDISILAVPIAIIGARIFHVLTHPNFYFGEGKNTWNPFEPGSVWAIWEGGIAIFGALIGGAIGAYLGCRWTGIRFWTFADALAPGLLLAQAMGRFGNWFNHELFGLPTDLPWGLEIESTNSAFPPGLPDGTLFHPTFLYEVLWNGLGVLVLLWLGRKLFFQWGRLFAIYLIWYSAGRVVWESIRIDPSEIILGLRSNVWAAIIGIVVGLAILIVQTRRHPGLEPSPYQPGRGRSDEGADVESQDNPSDFVDLSEPPAEEVTAGASATSVAPTDADGSR
- the trpA gene encoding tryptophan synthase subunit alpha; the encoded protein is MSRVEQAIAAAQAEGRSAFVGYLPVGFPDLETSIQAAIALAENGVDIIELGPPYSDPVMDGAIIQEATTQALAAGFTTADLFTAVRAITAATDAPVLVMTYWNPVMQYGVDRYADDLLAAGGAGLITPDITPDVAGEWIAASERTGLDRVFLAAPTSTDERLDLVVKSSTGFVYTVSTMGITGERTELDRAARTLVARLREHGATRACVGIGISTAEQIAGVSEYADGAIVGTALVRALRDGGIPALAEVTRNLASGTSSARPDHEN